The Stenotrophomonas rhizophila genome has a window encoding:
- a CDS encoding dicarboxylate/amino acid:cation symporter produces the protein MTEAATTRQKLPLHWKMGIGFGLGLLLGLIVHAVGPGIPWLPDAARAVMTYLTTPLSGLFLNLIFMLIVPLIFSALVMGVSEMGDIRSLGRIGWKTLAYTVLLSGIAVGLGLVLVNVLKPGVGVDPAMAQQLLHENVERSREIVANIGEQPKGMDMLLSIVPSNVLAAASSNGAILSLMFFALMFGIGMVLSPDEKTAPLRKVIEGVFEVSMTLINLVIRLAPYAVACFMFNLAAIFGFDLLIRLGAYVGVVVLALALHMVVTYGAAVWLSGRSPLAFFRDTQEATVMAFSTASSNATLPTALRVADQMGLPQKVSRFVLTVGATANQNGTALFEGVTVIFLAQFFGVDLSITQQLMVMVVCILGGIGTAGVPSGSLPVVAMICAMVGVDPMGIGLILGVNHFLDMCRTALNVTGDLALTTLVAKGESDESHISGTVAPRD, from the coding sequence ATGACTGAGGCCGCAACGACCCGGCAGAAGCTGCCATTGCATTGGAAAATGGGCATTGGCTTCGGGCTTGGCCTGCTGCTGGGGCTGATCGTGCACGCCGTCGGGCCGGGCATTCCCTGGCTGCCCGATGCCGCGCGCGCGGTGATGACCTACCTGACCACGCCGCTGTCGGGCCTGTTCCTCAACCTGATCTTCATGCTGATCGTGCCGCTGATCTTCTCGGCGCTGGTGATGGGCGTGTCGGAGATGGGCGACATCCGCTCGCTCGGCCGGATCGGCTGGAAGACCCTGGCCTACACCGTGCTGCTGTCGGGCATCGCGGTTGGCCTGGGCCTGGTGCTGGTGAACGTGCTCAAGCCGGGCGTGGGCGTGGACCCGGCCATGGCCCAGCAGCTGCTGCACGAGAATGTCGAGCGCAGCCGCGAGATCGTGGCCAACATCGGCGAACAGCCCAAGGGCATGGACATGCTGCTGTCGATCGTGCCCAGCAACGTGCTGGCCGCCGCCTCCAGCAACGGCGCGATCCTGTCGCTGATGTTCTTCGCGCTGATGTTCGGCATCGGCATGGTGCTGTCGCCGGATGAGAAGACCGCGCCACTGCGCAAGGTCATCGAAGGCGTGTTTGAAGTCTCGATGACCCTGATCAACCTGGTCATCCGCCTGGCGCCGTACGCGGTGGCCTGCTTCATGTTCAACCTGGCCGCGATCTTCGGCTTCGACCTGCTGATCCGCCTGGGCGCCTACGTCGGCGTGGTGGTGCTGGCACTGGCGCTGCACATGGTGGTGACCTACGGTGCGGCGGTGTGGCTGTCGGGGCGTTCGCCGCTGGCGTTCTTCCGCGATACCCAGGAGGCCACGGTGATGGCGTTCTCCACCGCCTCCAGCAACGCTACCCTGCCGACCGCGCTGCGCGTGGCCGACCAGATGGGGCTGCCGCAGAAGGTATCGCGCTTCGTGCTCACCGTGGGCGCTACCGCCAACCAGAACGGCACCGCGCTGTTCGAAGGCGTGACGGTGATCTTCCTGGCCCAGTTCTTCGGCGTGGACCTGAGCATCACCCAGCAGCTGATGGTGATGGTGGTCTGCATCCTGGGCGGCATCGGCACGGCCGGCGTGCCGTCCGGCTCGCTGCCCGTGGTGGCCATGATCTGCGCCATGGTCGGCGTGGACCCGATGGGCATCGGCCTGATCCTGGGCGTGAACCACTTCCTGGACATGTGCCGCACCGCGCTCAACGTCACTGGCGACCTGGCGCTGACCACCCTGGTAGCCAAGGGCGAAAGTGATGAAAGTCACATTTCCGGGACTGTCGCGCCGCGCGATTGA
- a CDS encoding BatD family protein, which yields MSAAPPTQRWWRACAWLLLGVSSLAQAQPRAWLDRDAISDTDTVTLNIETDAGAPDYAPLQADFELSGQTSSRQVQWSQGAMQSRSLYGVALSPRRSGVLTIPALQVGAARTAPLQLAVAASAAATPAVPGNATAFVEMEVDDASPYVQQSVGVVVRLYYASQLLSGELGVDAPEGASMQRVGEDRSLVREINGRRYNLVERRYLLIPERSGPLVLPGARFNGRSAGGFFDDLFGGDGRLRANAPDRTLQVQAQPDAAPQPWLPLHDLRLRYTAAPTRARAGEAVTVVVEAVADGATRAQFPELPPLDAGPGAQVFAEPPQYDETFNGSTPRLTLTRRYSVVPRQPGTLVIPGPRMAWWDVRGRQARTATLPDLSLAVAAGAPGTVPPPTALDTTSALPGTTATPSDAVTVAAAASRPWGWIAAAAGFAVLWLLTLAWAWRRRRVAAPGASHAAVGPAASAQAPSRGELRRALDHEGLDEIVALLGRMGGVHGLDAVLARLADPAQRQALSDMQAARWSRDGGDATQARQALRRAFHDGPHWQPPQAAENTGLAPLYPSGH from the coding sequence ATGAGCGCAGCACCCCCCACGCAACGTTGGTGGCGCGCCTGCGCCTGGCTGCTGCTGGGCGTGAGCAGCCTGGCCCAGGCCCAGCCCCGCGCGTGGCTGGATCGCGATGCGATCAGCGACACCGACACGGTCACGCTCAATATCGAGACCGATGCCGGCGCACCGGATTACGCGCCGTTGCAGGCCGATTTCGAGCTCAGCGGCCAGACCAGCAGCCGCCAGGTGCAGTGGAGCCAGGGCGCGATGCAGTCGCGCTCCTTGTACGGCGTAGCGCTCAGCCCCCGGCGCAGTGGTGTGCTGACCATCCCCGCGCTCCAGGTGGGCGCGGCGCGGACCGCGCCATTGCAGTTGGCCGTGGCTGCCAGTGCCGCTGCCACCCCCGCCGTGCCCGGCAACGCCACTGCCTTCGTAGAAATGGAGGTCGATGACGCCAGCCCTTACGTGCAGCAGAGCGTGGGCGTGGTGGTGCGCCTGTACTACGCTTCGCAACTGCTGTCGGGCGAACTGGGCGTGGATGCGCCCGAAGGCGCCTCGATGCAGCGCGTCGGCGAGGATCGCAGCCTGGTCCGCGAGATCAACGGGCGGCGCTACAACCTGGTCGAGCGCCGCTACCTGCTCATTCCCGAACGCAGCGGGCCGCTGGTGCTGCCGGGCGCGCGCTTCAATGGCCGCAGCGCGGGCGGCTTCTTCGATGACCTGTTCGGTGGCGATGGTCGGCTGCGCGCCAACGCGCCCGATCGCACCCTGCAGGTGCAGGCACAACCCGACGCCGCCCCCCAGCCGTGGCTGCCGCTGCACGACCTGCGCCTGCGCTACACCGCCGCGCCCACCCGCGCCCGCGCCGGCGAGGCGGTCACGGTGGTGGTGGAGGCGGTGGCCGACGGCGCCACGCGTGCGCAGTTCCCCGAACTGCCGCCGCTGGATGCCGGTCCGGGCGCGCAGGTGTTCGCCGAGCCGCCGCAGTACGACGAAACCTTCAACGGCAGCACCCCGCGCCTGACCCTGACCCGCCGCTATTCGGTGGTGCCACGCCAGCCCGGCACCCTGGTGATTCCCGGCCCGCGCATGGCCTGGTGGGATGTGCGTGGCCGCCAGGCGCGCACCGCCACGCTGCCCGACCTCAGCCTGGCCGTGGCCGCCGGCGCCCCGGGTACGGTGCCGCCGCCGACCGCGCTGGATACCACCTCGGCCTTGCCCGGTACCACCGCCACGCCGTCCGACGCCGTCACCGTGGCGGCCGCAGCCAGCCGCCCCTGGGGCTGGATCGCGGCAGCGGCCGGCTTTGCAGTGCTGTGGCTGCTGACCCTGGCGTGGGCGTGGCGGCGCCGGCGCGTGGCAGCGCCCGGCGCATCCCACGCGGCGGTGGGGCCGGCTGCCTCCGCACAGGCCCCTTCGCGCGGCGAGCTGCGCCGCGCCCTGGACCACGAAGGGCTGGACGAGATCGTCGCGCTGCTGGGCAGGATGGGCGGCGTACACGGCCTGGATGCCGTGCTGGCGCGGCTGGCCGACCCGGCCCAACGGCAGGCCCTGAGCGACATGCAGGCCGCGCGCTGGAGCCGCGACGGGGGCGATGCGACCCAGGCGCGACAGGCGCTGCGCCGCGCCTTCCATGACGGACCGCACTGGCAGCCGCCGCAGGCCGCAGAAAATACTGGGCTGGCGCCGCTCTATCCTTCGGGACACTGA
- a CDS encoding tetratricopeptide repeat protein, producing MNTLLNHVHLARPALLWALAALPLIALLWTWRRRRSSVWRQNVDAHLLPHLLVAGGRRAWSGLALLLLGWTLAVVALAGPGWRQLPQPLWQAPAPLVVALDLSSRTTATDLPPSRLLQARAKLATLLRERSGGEVALLAYADDAFTVAPLTGDAANVALYLDALAPDVMPRDGQRADRAIEAAVLLLQQSGAKGGDILLLTDRADDPARAAAAAAKAQNIHVSVLGLGTAAGAAYRSGDGQIARAQLEPDTLRAVADAGGGRYAPVADDEGDLKSLDVLTPRASAGEQQHREGEGLAWRDEGFWLLPPLMLLSLWAFRRRGVVAAALVCVMLPLAMPAPAQAAERNWWQRADQRDQQRVAEGVEAYRRGDFQTAQQQFEGVNDAEARYNLGNALARQGQYDAAIAAYDQALALRPGMPDAVANRAAVDAARNRKPPPGGGQQPQQQQQKQNQSQQSQQQQQQQKQDASEKGEQGQPKPGQGTPPQDPQAGKPDPAEQARADAAQRERMRQALEKQQADAGKTPAQRREANETPQQREQRQAVEAWMRRVPDEPGNLLRQKFQLESERRKRDGQ from the coding sequence ATGAATACCCTCTTGAACCACGTGCATCTGGCGCGCCCGGCACTGCTCTGGGCGCTGGCCGCACTGCCGCTGATCGCGCTGCTCTGGACCTGGCGCCGCCGGCGCAGCAGCGTCTGGCGGCAGAACGTGGATGCGCACCTGCTGCCGCACCTGCTGGTGGCCGGCGGGCGCCGCGCCTGGAGCGGGCTGGCGCTGCTGTTGCTGGGCTGGACACTGGCGGTGGTGGCCCTGGCCGGACCGGGTTGGCGACAACTGCCGCAGCCGCTGTGGCAGGCACCGGCGCCGCTGGTGGTGGCGCTGGACCTTTCCTCGCGCACCACCGCCACCGACCTGCCGCCGTCGCGCCTGCTGCAGGCGCGGGCCAAGCTGGCCACGCTGCTGCGCGAGCGCAGCGGCGGGGAAGTGGCGTTGCTGGCCTACGCCGACGATGCGTTCACCGTTGCACCGTTGACCGGCGACGCCGCCAACGTGGCGCTGTACCTGGATGCGCTGGCCCCGGACGTGATGCCACGCGACGGCCAACGCGCCGACCGTGCGATTGAAGCGGCGGTGCTGTTGCTGCAGCAGTCCGGCGCCAAGGGCGGCGATATCCTGCTGCTGACCGACCGTGCCGATGACCCCGCACGTGCTGCCGCCGCTGCCGCCAAGGCGCAGAACATCCACGTCTCGGTACTCGGACTCGGCACTGCGGCCGGTGCGGCCTACCGCAGCGGCGATGGCCAGATCGCGCGCGCGCAGCTGGAGCCGGACACGCTGCGCGCGGTGGCCGATGCCGGCGGGGGTCGCTACGCGCCGGTGGCCGACGACGAGGGTGACCTGAAATCACTGGACGTGCTGACCCCGCGCGCCAGCGCAGGCGAGCAGCAACACCGCGAAGGCGAAGGCCTGGCCTGGCGCGATGAGGGCTTCTGGCTGCTGCCGCCGCTGATGCTGCTCTCGCTGTGGGCGTTCCGCCGCCGTGGCGTGGTGGCCGCGGCCCTGGTCTGCGTGATGCTGCCGCTGGCCATGCCCGCGCCCGCGCAGGCCGCCGAACGCAACTGGTGGCAGCGCGCCGACCAGCGCGACCAGCAGCGCGTGGCCGAGGGGGTGGAAGCCTACCGGCGCGGCGATTTCCAGACAGCACAACAGCAGTTCGAGGGCGTGAACGACGCCGAGGCCCGCTACAACCTCGGCAACGCGCTGGCCCGGCAGGGCCAGTACGACGCCGCAATTGCCGCCTACGACCAGGCGCTGGCCCTGCGCCCGGGCATGCCCGACGCGGTGGCCAACCGTGCCGCCGTGGATGCCGCGCGCAACCGCAAGCCGCCACCGGGTGGCGGACAGCAACCGCAGCAGCAACAGCAGAAGCAGAATCAGTCGCAGCAGTCCCAGCAGCAACAACAGCAACAGAAACAGGACGCTTCTGAGAAGGGGGAGCAGGGTCAGCCCAAGCCGGGGCAGGGCACGCCGCCGCAGGATCCGCAGGCGGGCAAGCCGGATCCGGCCGAACAGGCGCGGGCCGATGCGGCCCAGCGCGAGCGCATGCGCCAGGCGTTGGAGAAACAACAGGCCGACGCCGGCAAGACGCCGGCGCAGCGCCGCGAGGCGAACGAGACACCGCAGCAGCGCGAGCAGCGCCAGGCGGTCGAAGCGTGGATGCGGCGGGTGCCCGATGAACCGGGCAACCTGCTGCGGCAGAAATTCCAACTGGAAAGCGAACGCAGGAAACGGGACGGACAATGA
- a CDS encoding vWA domain-containing protein, producing MIPGLSSVLPWLGALAWPWALLALPLPWLMRWWPRRNAAAPALRVPYAAGALAELGQAGGVAGWRIGRLLLWLAWACLCVAMARPQQLGEPVTPPQQGRQMMLAVDVSGSMSEPDMMLGNQVVQRLSAAKAVLADFLDRRAGDRVGLLIFGERAYTLTPITADLTTVRNQLTDSEVGLAGRDTAIGDAIALAVKRLREQPEGQRVLILLTDGVSNAGVLQPLRAAELAKAEGVRVYPVAFGGDGGMSLFGVQIAAGDDPVDEATLRRIAELTGGRAFRARNTDELAGIYAELDRLEPITAAGAAVRPYIERYAWPLALAMLLGGLGWLLPRRWA from the coding sequence ATGATCCCGGGCCTGTCTTCCGTGCTGCCGTGGCTGGGTGCCCTGGCCTGGCCGTGGGCATTGTTGGCATTGCCGCTGCCGTGGCTGATGCGCTGGTGGCCGCGCCGCAACGCAGCGGCGCCCGCGCTGCGCGTGCCGTATGCCGCCGGTGCGCTGGCCGAACTCGGCCAGGCCGGTGGCGTGGCCGGTTGGCGGATCGGGCGCCTGCTGCTGTGGCTGGCCTGGGCCTGCCTGTGCGTGGCCATGGCCCGGCCGCAGCAACTCGGCGAACCGGTCACCCCGCCGCAGCAGGGCCGGCAGATGATGCTCGCCGTGGACGTGTCAGGCAGCATGAGCGAACCGGACATGATGCTGGGCAACCAGGTCGTGCAGCGATTGTCCGCGGCCAAAGCAGTGCTGGCCGATTTCCTCGACCGCCGTGCCGGCGACCGGGTAGGGCTGCTCATCTTCGGCGAACGTGCCTACACCTTGACCCCGATCACCGCCGACCTCACCACCGTGCGCAACCAGCTCACGGACAGCGAAGTCGGCCTGGCCGGCCGCGACACTGCCATCGGCGATGCCATCGCACTGGCGGTCAAGCGCCTGCGCGAACAGCCCGAGGGCCAACGCGTGCTGATCCTGCTGACCGACGGCGTCAGCAACGCCGGCGTGCTGCAGCCGCTGCGCGCGGCCGAACTAGCCAAGGCCGAAGGCGTGCGCGTGTATCCGGTGGCCTTCGGCGGCGACGGTGGCATGAGCCTGTTCGGCGTGCAGATCGCCGCCGGCGACGACCCGGTGGACGAGGCCACGCTGCGCCGCATCGCCGAACTCACCGGCGGCCGTGCGTTCCGCGCGCGCAACACCGACGAACTGGCCGGCATCTATGCCGAGCTGGACCGGCTGGAGCCGATCACCGCCGCAGGCGCGGCGGTGCGCCCCTATATCGAGCGCTATGCGTGGCCGCTGGCGCTGGCCATGCTGCTGGGTGGGCTGGGCTGGCTGCTGCCGAGGCGCTGGGCATGA
- a CDS encoding DUF4381 family protein encodes MSAATSLPLRDVHLPPIPSWWPLPLGWWLVLAALALVMLLAWAWRAHRRRQQRRWLRLFDTTVDAAQHGTAQVAAMAELLRRAARRRQPGAELLQGQAWLEFLDAPGSRAFSDGDGRLLLDGGYRRSLDAADVQRVRDLARARFLELISRRGR; translated from the coding sequence ATGAGCGCGGCCACTTCGCTGCCGCTGCGCGATGTGCACCTGCCGCCCATCCCGTCCTGGTGGCCGCTGCCGTTGGGCTGGTGGCTGGTGCTGGCGGCGCTGGCGCTGGTCATGCTGTTGGCCTGGGCGTGGCGCGCGCATCGACGGCGCCAGCAGCGGCGCTGGCTGCGGCTCTTCGACACGACGGTCGATGCGGCGCAGCATGGCACTGCCCAGGTAGCCGCAATGGCTGAACTGCTGCGCCGCGCCGCGCGCCGCCGCCAACCGGGCGCGGAACTGCTGCAGGGCCAGGCCTGGCTGGAATTCCTGGATGCCCCCGGCAGCCGCGCCTTCTCCGACGGCGATGGACGCCTGCTGCTGGACGGGGGCTACCGTCGCAGCCTCGACGCTGCCGACGTGCAGCGCGTGCGCGACCTCGCGCGCGCACGCTTCCTTGAGCTGATCAGCAGGCGCGGCCGATGA
- a CDS encoding DUF58 domain-containing protein, with the protein MTAPDDTAADALAGNGVQPTLAELVALRRSAHRLEPARRGRLAHAGQAPSPMRGRGMEYAESREYVAGDDARHIDWRVTARTGRAHTKLFQAERERQTLLVADTDPVLYFGTRVRFKSVQAARVGAVAAWLAQRQGDRLSALRGSRSEAPIPPAGGTRGVLRVLDALTRWYAAPLPDDAGLDHALQQAARVLRPGARVVVLADPARAAAIDVPRWTALAMHHEVQLMLLADPLELAPPDGVLPFLSQGRQVVLDLHDRAVREHWHARFVEPLEALQRSLGARRIQVHVVSTDDASDCWLGPLPSAVVA; encoded by the coding sequence ATGACTGCCCCGGATGACACTGCTGCCGATGCGCTGGCGGGCAACGGCGTGCAGCCGACCCTGGCCGAACTGGTTGCCTTGCGGCGCAGCGCGCACCGGCTGGAACCGGCGCGACGCGGGCGGCTGGCGCATGCGGGGCAGGCGCCCTCGCCGATGCGCGGGCGCGGCATGGAGTACGCGGAATCGCGCGAGTACGTCGCCGGCGATGACGCGCGGCACATCGACTGGCGGGTGACGGCCCGCACCGGGCGTGCGCATACCAAGCTGTTCCAGGCTGAACGCGAACGCCAGACATTGCTGGTGGCCGATACCGACCCGGTGCTGTACTTCGGCACCCGGGTGCGCTTCAAGTCGGTACAGGCCGCGCGGGTAGGTGCCGTGGCGGCGTGGCTGGCACAACGCCAGGGCGACCGCCTGTCCGCACTGCGCGGCAGCCGCAGCGAAGCACCGATCCCACCGGCCGGCGGTACGCGGGGCGTGCTCCGCGTACTCGATGCACTGACCCGCTGGTACGCCGCGCCCCTGCCCGACGACGCCGGCCTCGACCACGCACTGCAGCAGGCCGCGCGCGTGCTGCGCCCCGGCGCGCGCGTGGTGGTGCTGGCCGATCCGGCCCGCGCGGCCGCCATCGACGTTCCACGCTGGACCGCGCTGGCCATGCACCATGAAGTGCAGCTGATGCTGCTGGCCGATCCGCTGGAGCTGGCGCCGCCGGATGGCGTGCTGCCGTTCCTGTCGCAGGGCCGGCAGGTGGTGCTGGACCTGCACGATCGCGCCGTGCGCGAACACTGGCACGCCCGCTTCGTCGAACCGCTGGAAGCGCTGCAGCGCAGCCTCGGCGCCCGCCGCATCCAGGTGCACGTGGTCAGTACCGACGATGCCAGCGACTGCTGGTTGGGCCCGCTGCCGTCGGCGGTGGTTGCATGA